Genomic segment of Labeo rohita strain BAU-BD-2019 unplaced genomic scaffold, IGBB_LRoh.1.0 scaffold_200, whole genome shotgun sequence:
ACATCACAGCCAACAAATGCTTGGAACACTATAGTCTTCTACAAATGCAACATTCACCAGATTTACACTCAAAGTGAACACGCATCAGCGCCACAGTGTATGTTTCACCTCCCGCCAAATAAGTGTGTGAAAAGGTCTGAAACATGACAAGACTTTTTTGTACATGTAACACAGTTTCCATGCACTCCACAGACTACAATAGGATCATTATTGATCTAGTGTGCCATTGTTGCAGCTGTGGTCGATCAATGCGTTTGTATGGGTTGAAACTTAAATGTCTGACAGACAAGTTGGCATGAGGTTAAGCTAAATGTTTCTTGTCTGACTTGACTGACTGACATGTGAATAACACAAACTCCAagatatcaataaaaatatatttttttatttttgcagctgtgcattaacatttttttgtatggGTTGAAACTTAAATGTCTGACAGACAAGTTGGCATGAGGTTAagctaaatgtttttgaagattttattattttatgactgacttgacaatgaattaaaaaaatatatatttttgccttttttttttaccataggTAGACCTGTCcacaacaaaatcaaacaacagGGGAGTCTGTAGAGTCTGACACATATCAAATGTCTGACAGTCCTGAGGATGATCCCTTAAACAAAAACCACCATAGTGCCACAATCACTGAAAGCCAAAATACTCAAACTGAGAAAGTCATGGACCCGTTACTTTTATGACCagtacaggaaaaaaaaatccttgctGTCCTCTCCGCTTCATTTATCAGCAGGTTAGGGCAATCAGGACCCGAAAGTGCAGGACCTGCTGTGTAAAGTATTCCTTTTCCATAAAGGCAAAACCATCCAAACATCAAACAGCTATTGCTATAACTGTATGTCATGCTGGTAAAATCTTGCATCCTGAAAAGGAACAACATTTCAGACATGCCAGTAATATTAAAAGGAGATCTATTGGCAAAACTTTCAGTCAGGAAGTGAGTAACGAATACTACAGAAGGCTGCAAAACACACCTGACCAAGAACTTTCAGTGGGTCACATCAGCTACAGACTCagtataaacattattaaagtcATTTCCCATGAAATcaggaaaacattacaaacacatGACAATATTCTGCTTGAGACTCCGCTAACCAAGTTGATCATCACATGATGACAGTGATACTGCCTCATATTTTGCACCTGGATATGTACAACACTTCTAGGTCAATCTCTTTGTTGCTCAGCTATATACGGAAACagatttaagtattttaattagTAGTTTCAGAGATAGATCCCCTGTCAGTCTTTACTTGGATGCAACTGGGGTGTCATTTCAAGAATTCCAGATCAAAACAGAACCATCCTGCACTACTGTCTTACTTTGTCAAGCAAAGGAAAAGATGTTCCTTCTAGTATCCGAAATGATTTCCAGTGAGCATTCCCTACCCCAATATTCTTTTAGCAGATTGTGGTTTCTCCTCAAACTGTCTAAATACACTAGTCAGCACATTCACCAAGTTGAGACAGACTATAGCTGGACAATGATGCAGTCTGTCCTCTTAGCCTTAAACAAGAAAAGCATGCCAGCTTAGCTGTCAGAGGCAAGAAACATAGGCAGAAATTAAACCAACAGTTTTACATTTGTGCTCTGCCATGTCATCAAAGCTGACGCTTCAGCCTTACAAAAAAGACAGCTAATGAAAGCCTGGAAGTTTTCACCATGTATGTGTTTGCAAGACTACAGAACACAGTTAGCCTCAGTAATGCCCTTGCAATCAATTTTTCAtcaattttgcagtttttaattgcaaggaattttaaaactgaaaggCAGTCTTGCATTTTTGCAGGGCCTGATTTTCGATGATGTCGTCATTCTTCAGGATACCACAGAAGAGGTGTGTATGAAAAGCTGGGGGTGCGTAAGAAGTCATCTGCTACAATTGCTCGTGGTTCACAATACTCCAGACTTTTTGGAAACATGTATGATGATGTCAAAGCCATTGTGGAAGATGTAAATCAACAACATGAAGAAAATCCCTATTACTGTCCAGAAGTAATCACTTTTCTTCTTGACAATTATATGGGCAAACCTCCAAAGATATGCATGTGACATGGCAGAGTTGCCTCTTCAAGATCATCACAAATAAAGACATACAAACTCATTCTGAACAATGGTTTTGCATTGTGAAAACATCAATTCTATGCAAGAAAAAACACCTCAGGCCGGCACACTTCATTCAAGCTATGTACAGATCCTTGAAGGGTCGTTACAAAAACTACATTATGAACAACAATCTTCCTGACGATCGAACAAAAGAAACGCACCTACCATTAAAAAGCTTATGTTTGCAAGTTCATCACGTGTCACGTCAAGTTTAAAAGCCAAAAGCGCACCAAAGTCTTGAGAGATCCACCAATCATCGCCATGGAAACTGGAACTGATGCAAGTCGTTTATAATgactataacaataacaataatggagaaaaataatactaatataacaaaagataatatattttgtagataatgataattatagttttaataaattaaatccaTAAGCCTCGCAAAAAGAGGGGTATAAACAATATCTTATTGCTGAGCTTATAACTAGTTGATATACAGTGACaaaagccattattttattttttaagtattattttactttatttgtatttttttcctttctttctttacaaaatcatgcttctttctttcttccaggGTATAAAAGTGTCAGCACATACAGTACAACcatatttcattttgtgttttatggttttactaGAAAACACAGTTAAGCTAGAGAGATGTGCTTTATTTCATCATTACCATGGTTTCACTGTCAatactgtagtaaaaccatggttaattttgtaggtactgtgattttactacaaaaaccatggttattGTACTAAAACCAGTTAATTGTGTAGTTACCACGGTTTAATTTCAAATGCTgtaagtaaaaccatggttaattttgtagttATCATGGTTTTACTCCAAATCCTATAGTATTATTTAGTAAACCGNNNNNNNNNNNNNNNNNNNNNNNNNNNNNNNNNNNNNNNNNNNNNNNNNNNNNNNNNNNNNNNNNNNNNNNNNNNNNNNNNNNNNNNNNNNNNNNNNNNNNNNNNNNNNNNNNNNNNNNNNNNNNNNNNNNNNNNNNNNNNNNNNNNNNNNNNNNNNNNNNNNNNNNNNNNNNNNNNNNNNNNNNNNNNNNNNNNNNNNNNNNNNNNNNNNNNNNNNNNNNNNNNNNNNNNNNNNNNNNNNNNNNNNNNNNNNNNNNNNNNNNNNNNNNNNNNNNNNNNNNNNNNNNNNNNNNNNNNNNNNNNNNNNNNNNNNNNNNNNNNNNNNNNNNNNNNNNNNNNNNNNNNNNNNNNNNNNNNNNNNNNNNNNNNNNNNNNNNNNNNNNNNNNNNNNNNNNNNNNNNNNNNNNNNNNNNNNNNNNNNNNNNNNNNNNNNNNNNNNNNNNNNNNNNNNNNNNNNNNNNNNNNNNNNNNNNNNNNNNNNNNNNNNNNNNNNNNNNNNNACATGAAAATGCACACTGGGGAGAAGCctttcacctgccaacagtgtggaaagagtttcagcaGAAAAGGAACCCTTAAAAGTCACATGAAGATTCATACAGGAGAGAAGTCTTTCACATGCTGTcactgtggaaagagtttcagtgAACAAGGAAATCTTAAAAgacacatgagaattcacactggagaaaagcctttCATCTGCCagcagtgtggaaagagtttcactcAAAAAGGAAACCTTAAAAGTCACATTAGAATTCACATAGGAGACTGGTCTTTCACATGCACTCACTGTGGAAAGTGTTTTAGTCAACAAGGAGAATTTGAAGTCCACATTAAAATACACACTCAAACAAAGACTTTCagctgccaacagtgtggaaagagtttcaatCGAAAAGGAAAATTTGAAagtcacatgagaattcacacagGACAGAAGTCTTTCACATGCtgtcagtgtggaaagagtttcagtcaTCAAGGAAGCCTTAACGTCcacatgaaaattcacactggagaaaagcctttCATCTGCCagcagtgtggaaagagtttcactcAAAAGGAAGCCTTAAAagtcacatgagaattcacacagGAAAAAACTCTTCACATGCtgtcagtgtggaaagagtttcagtcaACAAGGAAACCTTAAAAACcacatgaaaattcacactggagagaaacctttcaTCTGCAAACGAT
This window contains:
- the LOC127159220 gene encoding gastrula zinc finger protein XlCGF57.1, giving the protein MKMHTGEKPFTCQQCGKSFSRKGTLKSHMKIHTGEKSFTCCHCGKSFSEQGNLKRHMRIHTGEKPFICQQCGKSFTQKGNLKSHIRIHIGDWSFTCTHCGKCFSQQGEFEVHIKIHTQTKTFSCQQCGKSFNRKGKFESHMRIHTGQKSFTCCQCGKSFSHQGSLNVHMKIHTGEKPFICQQCGKSFTQKEALKVT